CATCGAAACGGTGAAGGGCGACGTGACGGATCGTACGTCGCTCGCCGGCCTCATGCGCGGCTGCGACGCCGTGATGCATCTGGTGGGGATCATCGAAGAGAAGCCTTCGGCCGGCATCACGTTCCAGACGCTCCATGTGGACGCCACCCGGAACGTGGTCGACCAGGCGCGGGCGGACGGCATCGATCGGTTCATCCACATGAGTGCGAACGGCGCGCGGGCGAACGGCGTTTCCGGGTATCAGACTAGCAAGTGGGCGGCGGAGGAGTATGTCCGCAGCGCCGGCTTCGGAGCCTGGACCGTGTTCCGTCCCTCGGTCGTTTTCGGCGATCCGGGTGACGACCATCCCGAGTTTACCTCCCAACTCGCGAATTCCCTTGTCCGTCCTTTCCCCGTGCTGCCGGTCTTCGGAGACGGCCTCTACGAAATGCAGCCGGTCTCCGTGGAAGAGGTCGCGTCCGCCTTTGTCCAGGCGCTGACCAACGACCGGGCACGACGGAAGACGTACTGCGTCGCCGGCCAGGAGCGGTTCCCTTACGTCCGTATTCTGGATATCATCGCCCGCGGCATGGGCATCGCCCCGAAGCCCCAGCTCAAGCAACCCGTATGGCTGGTGCGTCCCATCGTGCAGACCGCCGGCCGCCTCGGGCTGCTGCCCATCACACCGGACCAGTTCGAGATGCTCCTCGAAGGCAATACCTGCGACTCTACCGACTTCTACCGGGATTTTGACCTGAAACCGATCCGATTCGCGCCGGAGAATCTGGGGTATTTGTGAGGCTGGCGGCGCTCGGGAACATCAGGGCCCTTTCAGTGATCCATCACCTCTTGCAGGAATTTCAGCATATATCGTCGTTCAGTTTGATGGATTCAGCCAGGTACGCGCCGCCAACCCCGAATCAGGAAAAAAAGTATATTGCAATCGCCGGCAACATTGGGGCCGGCAAGAGCTCGCTCACGACGATTGTCAGCGAACATTT
The DNA window shown above is from Rhodothermales bacterium and carries:
- a CDS encoding NAD(P)H-binding protein — translated: MHVFLTGGTGFVGSYILRELLASQHTVRLLVRRSEDRMPGNGRIETVKGDVTDRTSLAGLMRGCDAVMHLVGIIEEKPSAGITFQTLHVDATRNVVDQARADGIDRFIHMSANGARANGVSGYQTSKWAAEEYVRSAGFGAWTVFRPSVVFGDPGDDHPEFTSQLANSLVRPFPVLPVFGDGLYEMQPVSVEEVASAFVQALTNDRARRKTYCVAGQERFPYVRILDIIARGMGIAPKPQLKQPVWLVRPIVQTAGRLGLLPITPDQFEMLLEGNTCDSTDFYRDFDLKPIRFAPENLGYL